Proteins co-encoded in one Flavobacterium fluviale genomic window:
- a CDS encoding mannose-1-phosphate guanylyltransferase, with amino-acid sequence MEKNNSIIHVVLTGGVGSRLWPLSRKSQPKQYLEIFENKSLFEMTVERNSHLANKVMVVGNVDNHHLSGKVMDKTNTTYLNIVEATPRNTAAAIAFAAFASDPDDVLIITPSDHIIDKMDDYNNAIQEAVSKANEGFIVTFGIIPTKPETGYGYIESKGDKVVSFREKPNETTAKEFIAKGNFLWNSGMFCFKAGVLLDELKQFQPDVYEKSKAVWEASKEGFLDLELSMQIPSISIDYAVMERSKKIKVVPASFSWSDLGSFESVYDYLILKGHPVDKNGNMVIGSGKHTTFLGLKNTIFVYTDSANLILQKENSQDVKDIYSELEKINSDLLN; translated from the coding sequence ATGGAAAAGAATAATTCAATTATACATGTAGTTCTAACTGGCGGAGTAGGAAGTAGATTATGGCCACTTTCCCGTAAAAGTCAGCCTAAACAATATTTAGAAATATTTGAAAATAAATCTTTGTTTGAAATGACTGTTGAACGCAATAGTCATTTAGCAAATAAAGTAATGGTGGTAGGAAATGTTGACAACCATCATTTGAGTGGTAAAGTAATGGATAAAACCAATACAACGTATTTGAATATTGTTGAGGCTACACCAAGAAATACAGCTGCTGCCATAGCATTTGCGGCTTTTGCATCAGATCCTGATGACGTTTTAATTATAACTCCTTCTGATCATATTATTGATAAAATGGATGATTATAACAATGCTATTCAAGAAGCAGTTTCAAAAGCAAACGAAGGTTTCATAGTAACATTTGGAATTATACCTACAAAGCCGGAAACAGGTTATGGTTATATTGAATCGAAAGGTGATAAAGTGGTATCATTTCGTGAAAAACCTAATGAAACAACAGCAAAAGAATTTATTGCAAAAGGTAATTTTTTATGGAATAGCGGCATGTTTTGTTTTAAGGCAGGAGTACTGCTAGATGAATTAAAACAATTTCAGCCAGATGTTTACGAAAAATCAAAAGCAGTTTGGGAAGCATCTAAAGAAGGATTTTTAGATTTAGAATTATCAATGCAAATTCCATCCATTAGTATCGATTATGCTGTTATGGAACGTAGTAAAAAAATAAAAGTGGTTCCTGCTTCTTTTTCATGGTCAGATTTAGGCTCTTTTGAATCAGTTTATGATTATTTAATATTGAAGGGGCATCCAGTTGATAAGAACGGTAATATGGTTATTGGTTCTGGGAAACATACAACTTTTCTGGGATTAAAAAACACTATTTTTGTTTATACAGATAGTGCTAATTTAATTTTGCAAAAAGAAAATTCACAAGATGTTAAAGATATCTACAGTGAATTGGAAAAAATAAATTCAGATTTATTAAATTAA